In Molothrus aeneus isolate 106 chromosome 11, BPBGC_Maene_1.0, whole genome shotgun sequence, a genomic segment contains:
- the ANKRD27 gene encoding ankyrin repeat domain-containing protein 27 isoform X1, which translates to MIHQPFSICILEHLLGISEVHMAMYDEDILKNPFYLAIQKRRPDLCSKVAELHGIVLVPCKGSLSSNSLSTCQFESYVLKPLEENFQTLNGKEIFIQGNLIILGAGFNYTLSVPVLFEETFYNEKEESFSILCIAHPLEKTESSSESTASSNSYSLKNIEDVREFLGKHCERFDKYIASFYRTFKEHERKSLRHYIDSVNALYTKCLQHLLRDSHLKMLAKQEEQMNLIKQAVEMYIHHAIYDLIFKYVGTIEANEDADFNKITRSLQDLQQKDIGVKPEFSFNIPRAKRELGQLNKCTSPQQKLLCLRKVVQIIMQSPSQRVNMETMCADDLLSVLLYLLVKTEIPNWMANLSYIKNFRLCSSVKDELGYCLTSIEAAIEYIRQGNLSDRPTESESLCDKLLLRQRMNLLSQMSATPIDCLFKHIASGDQEEVERLLSQGDSDKDTVQKMCHPLCYCDKCEKLVSGKLNDPSIITPFSRDDRGYTPLHIAAICGQTSLVDLLVAKGAIVNATDYHGSSPLHLACQKGYQNVTLLLLHYKASTDVQDNNGNTPLHLACTYGHEDCVKALVYYDVHSCRLDIGNEKGDTPLHIAARWGYQGIIEVLLQNGANPEIQNRMKETSLQCALNSKILSLMEANYLTFERGQSASESPLRSPQHSTETFSRGSSVSSLSSASTDIRQEEAKNSYKEVEKLLRAVADGDLEMVRYLLEWVEEDLEDEDDTASTSKPEFCHPLCQCSKCGPAQKKFSKICANGLGVNVSNQDGFTPLHMAALHGHSELASLLLRHGASASAKNTQLAAPLHLACQRGHSQVVKCLMDYNAKQNKKDIYGNTPLIYACLNGHYETTALLLQHGASANLSNSKGSTALHEAVAGRSEALVALLLQHGALRHLRDERGCTAADCAEPNSNIMKLLEAAPSCPHTSAEGEESEQHITGKIRKKVHPKPCEKADDPISRQLQLVQSINRFNKEKHLRRTITRDKSVPNFDYHLLHQMAIKSFDKSKLKSVGMLEQSTGQVTDSGCSGEFVEDEDPAAPPRSKLLQRRHTVNVPLPAEGSDSGVNVPLLAEGSDSRVNVPLPAEGSDSGVRVPLPAEGSDSGVRVPLPAEGSDSGVRVPLPAEGSHSGVRVPLPAEGSHSGVNVPLPAEGSDSGVNVPLPAEGSHSGVNVPLPAEGSHSGSCDSGSCSPAAPGVPESPDWRGSGAHH; encoded by the exons ATGATACATCAGCCATTCTCCATATGTATTTTAGAACATCTCCTTGGAATATCTGAAGTCCATATGGCTATGTATGATGAAGATATcttgaaaaatcccttttattTGGCCATTCAGAAGCGACGTCCTGATCTATGCAGCAAAGTTGCAGAACTCCATGGTATT GTGCTAGTTCCATGCAAAGGAAGCCTTTCAAGCAACAGTCTTTCTACCTGCCAGTTTGAGTCTTATGTTCTGAAGCCTCTGGAAGAAAATTTTCAAACCTTAAATGGAAAG GAGATCTTCATACAAGGCAACCTCATCATTCTAGGAGCTGGTTTTAATTACACTCTCTCAGTACCTGTCCTCTTTGAGGAAACCTTTTacaatgaaaaagaagaaagctttAGTATATTGTGCATAGCTCATCCattggaaaaaacagaaagcTCAA GTGAATCTACAGCTTCATCAAACTCCTATTCTCTTAAAAACATTGAAGATGTTAGAGAGTTCTTGGGAAAGCACTGTGAGAGATTTGATAAATACATAGCATCTTTCTATAGGACATTTAAAGAACACGAAAGGAAAAGCCTCCGCCACTACATA GATTCTGTCAATGCACTTTATACCAAATGTCTGCAGCATCTTTTGAGAGATTCGCACTTG AAGATGCTTGCAAAGCAAGAAGAGCAGATGAATCTGATCAAACAAGCTGTTGAA atgTATATCCATCATGCTATTTATGACCTAATCTTCAAATATGTGGGGACGATTGAGGCAAATGAG GATGctgattttaataaaatcacAAGGAGCCTTCAAGACCTGCAGCAAAAAGACATTGGAGTGAAGCCTGAGTTCAG ttttaatataCCACGTGCGAAGCGAGAGCTGGGTCAGTTGAACAAATGCACTTCCCCTCAACAGAAGCTGCTTTGTCTGCGTAAAGTTGTACAAATTATTATGCAGTCTCCAAGCCAAAGAG ttaacATGGAAACCATGTGTGCAGATGATcttctctctgttttgctgtatttgcttgtaaaaacagaaattccAAACTG gatGGCCAACCTGAGTTACATAAAGAACTTCAGGCTGTGCAGCTCAGTGAAGGATGAGCTGGGGTACTGCCTGACCTCCATTGAGGCTGCCATCGAGTACATCCGCCAGGGCAACCTCTCGGACAGACCCACG gaatCTGAGAGTCTGTGTGACAAGCTGCTCTTAAGACAAAGGATGAACTTGTTGTCCCAGATGTCTGCTACACCAATAGACTGCTTGTTTAAG CATATTGCTTCAGGTGATCAGGAGGAAGTGGAGCGGCTGCTAAGTCAAGGTGACAGTGATAAGGACACTGTACAGAAAATGTGTCACCCGCTGTGTTACTGTGACAAATGCGAGAAGCTGGTTTCTGG GAAACTGAATGACCCTTCCATTATCACTCCCTTTTCCCGAGATGACCGGGGGTACACTCCACTTCATATAGCTGCTATTTGTG GTCAGACTTCCTTAGTGGATTTACTGGTGGCCAAAGGAGCCATTGTCAATGCCACAGATTACCACGGTTCAAGTCCCCTTCACCTCGCCTGTCAGAAGGGATATCAGAATGTTACA ctGCTCTTATTGCACTACAAGGCAAGTACTGATGTTCAGGACAATAATGGAAATACTCCACTTCATTTAGCCTGCACTTACGGTCATGAGGAT tgTGTCAAGGCTTTAGTGTACTATGATGTGCACTCCTGCAGACTGGATATTGGCAATGAGAAGGGAGACACTCCTCTGCACATTGCTGCTCGCTGGGGCTATCAGGGCATCATTGAAGTGCTCTTGCAAAATGGGGCAAATCCAGAAATTCAGAACAGGATGAAAGAGACTTCCCTGCAGTGTGCGTTGAATTCCAAG ATTTTGTCATTGATGGAAGCAAACTACCTAACATTTGAAAGAGGACAGAGTGCTTCTGAG TCACCACTTAGGTCTCCTCAGCACTCAACAGAAACTTTCAGCAGAGGATCATCTGTCTCAAGCCTGTCATCAGCATCAACTGATATTAGGCAAGAAGAAGCAAAAAACAGTTATAAAGAG GTGGAAAAACTCCTGAGAGCAGTTGCTGATGGAGATCTGGAAATG GTCCGTTATCTCTTGGAATGGGTGGAAGAAGACTTGGAAGATGAGGATGACACAGCCAGTACATCAAAACCAGAATTCTGCCATCCATTATGCCAGTGCTCAAAATGTGGGCCAGCACAAAAG AAGTTTTCCAAGATCTGTGCCAACGGGCTGGGGGTGAATGTTTCCAACCAGGATGGTTTCACCCCCCTGCACATGGCTGCTCTGCACGGGCACAGCGAGCTGGCATCGCTGCTGCTGCGCCACGGCGCCAGTGCCAGCGCCAAGAAcacacagctggcagctccccTGCACCTGGCCTGCCAGAGGGGACACTCTCAG GTGGTAAAGTGTCTGATGGATTACAAtgctaaacaaaataaaaaggatatATATGGAAATACTCCCTTAATTTATGCATGCTTGAATGGTCACTATGAGACTACTGCCCTGTTGCTGCAG CACGGAGCCTCGGCGAACCTCTCCAACAGcaagggcagcacagctctgcacgAGGCCGTGGCGGGCAGGAGCGAGGCgctggtggcgctgctgctgcagcacggGGCCCTGCGGCACCTGCGCGACGAGCGCGGCTGCACCGCGGCAGACTGCGCCGAGCCC AATTCAAACATCATGAAGTTGCTAGAAGCAGCACCAAGCTGTCCCCACACAtcagcagagggagaggagagtgAGCAGCACATTACTGGCAAGATAAGGAAAAAAG TGCATCCTAAGCCCTGTGAGAAAGCCGATGATCCCATAAGCAGACAACTTCAACTGGTCCAATCAATTAACAGATTTAACAA agAAAAACACTTACGGAGAACAATAACAAGAGATAAAAGTGTCCCTAATTTTGACTATCACTTACTGCACCAG ATGGCAATTAAAAGCTTTgataaaagcaaattaaaatctgttggaatgctggagcagagcacaggtCAGGTGACTGACTCGGGGTGCAGCGGTGAGTTTGTGGAAGATGAGGACCCGGCAGCTCCTCCCCGGAGTAAATTACTGCAGCGCAGACACACGGTCAATGTGCCACTGCCGGCAGAGGGCAGCGACAGCGGGGTCAATGTGCCACTGCTGGCAGAGGGCAGCGACAGCAGGGTCAATGTGCCACTGCCGGCAGAGGGCAGCGACAGCGGGGTCCGTGTGCCACTGCCGGCAGAGGGCAGCGACAGCGGGGTCCGTGTGCCACTGCCGGCAGAGGGCAGCGACAGCGGGGTCCGTGTGCCACTGCCGGCAGAGGGCAGCCACAGCGGGGTCCGTGTGCCACTGCCGGCAGAGGGCAGCCACAGCGGGGTCAATGTGCCACTGCCGGCAGAGGGCAGCGACAGCGGGGTCAATGTGCCACTGCCGGCAGAGGGCAGCCACAGCGGGGTCAATGTGCCACTGCCGGCAGAGGGCAGCCACAGCGGCTCCTGCGACAGCGGCTCCTGCAgcccggcagccccgggggTGCCAGAGTCCCCGGACTGGCGGGGCTCGGGTGCACATCACTGA
- the ANKRD27 gene encoding ankyrin repeat domain-containing protein 27 isoform X3, giving the protein MIHQPFSICILEHLLGISEVHMAMYDEDILKNPFYLAIQKRRPDLCSKVAELHGIVLVPCKGSLSSNSLSTCQFESYVLKPLEENFQTLNGKEIFIQGNLIILGAGFNYTLSVPVLFEETFYNEKEESFSILCIAHPLEKTESSSESTASSNSYSLKNIEDVREFLGKHCERFDKYIASFYRTFKEHERKSLRHYIDSVNALYTKCLQHLLRDSHLKMLAKQEEQMNLIKQAVEMYIHHAIYDLIFKYVGTIEANEDADFNKITRSLQDLQQKDIGVKPEFSFNIPRAKRELGQLNKCTSPQQKLLCLRKVVQIIMQSPSQRVNMETMCADDLLSVLLYLLVKTEIPNWMANLSYIKNFRLCSSVKDELGYCLTSIEAAIEYIRQGNLSDRPTESESLCDKLLLRQRMNLLSQMSATPIDCLFKHIASGDQEEVERLLSQGDSDKDTVQKMCHPLCYCDKCEKLVSGKLNDPSIITPFSRDDRGYTPLHIAAICGQTSLVDLLVAKGAIVNATDYHGSSPLHLACQKGYQNVTLLLLHYKASTDVQDNNGNTPLHLACTYGHEDCVKALVYYDVHSCRLDIGNEKGDTPLHIAARWGYQGIIEVLLQNGANPEIQNRMKETSLQCALNSKILSLMEANYLTFERGQSASESPLRSPQHSTETFSRGSSVSSLSSASTDIRQEEAKNSYKEVEKLLRAVADGDLEMVRYLLEWVEEDLEDEDDTASTSKPEFCHPLCQCSKCGPAQKKFSKICANGLGVNVSNQDGFTPLHMAALHGHSELASLLLRHGASASAKNTQLAAPLHLACQRGHSQVVKCLMDYNAKQNKKDIYGNTPLIYACLNGHYETTALLLQNSNIMKLLEAAPSCPHTSAEGEESEQHITGKIRKKVHPKPCEKADDPISRQLQLVQSINRFNKEKHLRRTITRDKSVPNFDYHLLHQMAIKSFDKSKLKSVGMLEQSTGQVTDSGCSGEFVEDEDPAAPPRSKLLQRRHTVNVPLPAEGSDSGVNVPLLAEGSDSRVNVPLPAEGSDSGVRVPLPAEGSDSGVRVPLPAEGSDSGVRVPLPAEGSHSGVRVPLPAEGSHSGVNVPLPAEGSDSGVNVPLPAEGSHSGVNVPLPAEGSHSGSCDSGSCSPAAPGVPESPDWRGSGAHH; this is encoded by the exons ATGATACATCAGCCATTCTCCATATGTATTTTAGAACATCTCCTTGGAATATCTGAAGTCCATATGGCTATGTATGATGAAGATATcttgaaaaatcccttttattTGGCCATTCAGAAGCGACGTCCTGATCTATGCAGCAAAGTTGCAGAACTCCATGGTATT GTGCTAGTTCCATGCAAAGGAAGCCTTTCAAGCAACAGTCTTTCTACCTGCCAGTTTGAGTCTTATGTTCTGAAGCCTCTGGAAGAAAATTTTCAAACCTTAAATGGAAAG GAGATCTTCATACAAGGCAACCTCATCATTCTAGGAGCTGGTTTTAATTACACTCTCTCAGTACCTGTCCTCTTTGAGGAAACCTTTTacaatgaaaaagaagaaagctttAGTATATTGTGCATAGCTCATCCattggaaaaaacagaaagcTCAA GTGAATCTACAGCTTCATCAAACTCCTATTCTCTTAAAAACATTGAAGATGTTAGAGAGTTCTTGGGAAAGCACTGTGAGAGATTTGATAAATACATAGCATCTTTCTATAGGACATTTAAAGAACACGAAAGGAAAAGCCTCCGCCACTACATA GATTCTGTCAATGCACTTTATACCAAATGTCTGCAGCATCTTTTGAGAGATTCGCACTTG AAGATGCTTGCAAAGCAAGAAGAGCAGATGAATCTGATCAAACAAGCTGTTGAA atgTATATCCATCATGCTATTTATGACCTAATCTTCAAATATGTGGGGACGATTGAGGCAAATGAG GATGctgattttaataaaatcacAAGGAGCCTTCAAGACCTGCAGCAAAAAGACATTGGAGTGAAGCCTGAGTTCAG ttttaatataCCACGTGCGAAGCGAGAGCTGGGTCAGTTGAACAAATGCACTTCCCCTCAACAGAAGCTGCTTTGTCTGCGTAAAGTTGTACAAATTATTATGCAGTCTCCAAGCCAAAGAG ttaacATGGAAACCATGTGTGCAGATGATcttctctctgttttgctgtatttgcttgtaaaaacagaaattccAAACTG gatGGCCAACCTGAGTTACATAAAGAACTTCAGGCTGTGCAGCTCAGTGAAGGATGAGCTGGGGTACTGCCTGACCTCCATTGAGGCTGCCATCGAGTACATCCGCCAGGGCAACCTCTCGGACAGACCCACG gaatCTGAGAGTCTGTGTGACAAGCTGCTCTTAAGACAAAGGATGAACTTGTTGTCCCAGATGTCTGCTACACCAATAGACTGCTTGTTTAAG CATATTGCTTCAGGTGATCAGGAGGAAGTGGAGCGGCTGCTAAGTCAAGGTGACAGTGATAAGGACACTGTACAGAAAATGTGTCACCCGCTGTGTTACTGTGACAAATGCGAGAAGCTGGTTTCTGG GAAACTGAATGACCCTTCCATTATCACTCCCTTTTCCCGAGATGACCGGGGGTACACTCCACTTCATATAGCTGCTATTTGTG GTCAGACTTCCTTAGTGGATTTACTGGTGGCCAAAGGAGCCATTGTCAATGCCACAGATTACCACGGTTCAAGTCCCCTTCACCTCGCCTGTCAGAAGGGATATCAGAATGTTACA ctGCTCTTATTGCACTACAAGGCAAGTACTGATGTTCAGGACAATAATGGAAATACTCCACTTCATTTAGCCTGCACTTACGGTCATGAGGAT tgTGTCAAGGCTTTAGTGTACTATGATGTGCACTCCTGCAGACTGGATATTGGCAATGAGAAGGGAGACACTCCTCTGCACATTGCTGCTCGCTGGGGCTATCAGGGCATCATTGAAGTGCTCTTGCAAAATGGGGCAAATCCAGAAATTCAGAACAGGATGAAAGAGACTTCCCTGCAGTGTGCGTTGAATTCCAAG ATTTTGTCATTGATGGAAGCAAACTACCTAACATTTGAAAGAGGACAGAGTGCTTCTGAG TCACCACTTAGGTCTCCTCAGCACTCAACAGAAACTTTCAGCAGAGGATCATCTGTCTCAAGCCTGTCATCAGCATCAACTGATATTAGGCAAGAAGAAGCAAAAAACAGTTATAAAGAG GTGGAAAAACTCCTGAGAGCAGTTGCTGATGGAGATCTGGAAATG GTCCGTTATCTCTTGGAATGGGTGGAAGAAGACTTGGAAGATGAGGATGACACAGCCAGTACATCAAAACCAGAATTCTGCCATCCATTATGCCAGTGCTCAAAATGTGGGCCAGCACAAAAG AAGTTTTCCAAGATCTGTGCCAACGGGCTGGGGGTGAATGTTTCCAACCAGGATGGTTTCACCCCCCTGCACATGGCTGCTCTGCACGGGCACAGCGAGCTGGCATCGCTGCTGCTGCGCCACGGCGCCAGTGCCAGCGCCAAGAAcacacagctggcagctccccTGCACCTGGCCTGCCAGAGGGGACACTCTCAG GTGGTAAAGTGTCTGATGGATTACAAtgctaaacaaaataaaaaggatatATATGGAAATACTCCCTTAATTTATGCATGCTTGAATGGTCACTATGAGACTACTGCCCTGTTGCTGCAG AATTCAAACATCATGAAGTTGCTAGAAGCAGCACCAAGCTGTCCCCACACAtcagcagagggagaggagagtgAGCAGCACATTACTGGCAAGATAAGGAAAAAAG TGCATCCTAAGCCCTGTGAGAAAGCCGATGATCCCATAAGCAGACAACTTCAACTGGTCCAATCAATTAACAGATTTAACAA agAAAAACACTTACGGAGAACAATAACAAGAGATAAAAGTGTCCCTAATTTTGACTATCACTTACTGCACCAG ATGGCAATTAAAAGCTTTgataaaagcaaattaaaatctgttggaatgctggagcagagcacaggtCAGGTGACTGACTCGGGGTGCAGCGGTGAGTTTGTGGAAGATGAGGACCCGGCAGCTCCTCCCCGGAGTAAATTACTGCAGCGCAGACACACGGTCAATGTGCCACTGCCGGCAGAGGGCAGCGACAGCGGGGTCAATGTGCCACTGCTGGCAGAGGGCAGCGACAGCAGGGTCAATGTGCCACTGCCGGCAGAGGGCAGCGACAGCGGGGTCCGTGTGCCACTGCCGGCAGAGGGCAGCGACAGCGGGGTCCGTGTGCCACTGCCGGCAGAGGGCAGCGACAGCGGGGTCCGTGTGCCACTGCCGGCAGAGGGCAGCCACAGCGGGGTCCGTGTGCCACTGCCGGCAGAGGGCAGCCACAGCGGGGTCAATGTGCCACTGCCGGCAGAGGGCAGCGACAGCGGGGTCAATGTGCCACTGCCGGCAGAGGGCAGCCACAGCGGGGTCAATGTGCCACTGCCGGCAGAGGGCAGCCACAGCGGCTCCTGCGACAGCGGCTCCTGCAgcccggcagccccgggggTGCCAGAGTCCCCGGACTGGCGGGGCTCGGGTGCACATCACTGA
- the PDCD5 gene encoding programmed cell death protein 5, whose amino-acid sequence MADEELEALRQRRLGEIRAEHGDPSADPSQQEAKQREAEIRNTILAQVLDQAARARLSNLALVKPDKAKAVENYLIQMARFGQLAGKVSEQGLIEILEKVSQQTEKKTTVKFNRRKVLDSDEEDDY is encoded by the exons ATGGCGGACGAGGAGCTGGAGGCGCTGCGGCAGCGGCGGCTGGGCGAGATCAGGGCCGAGCACGGG GATCCTTCTGCTGACCCGTCGCAACAGGAAGCAAAGCAGAG AGAAGCAGAGATAAGGAATACAATTTTAGCTCAAGTTCTTGATCAAGCAGCTCGTGCAAGAT TAAGCAATTTAGCACTTGTGAAACcagacaaagcaaaagcagtAGAGAATTATCTTATACAGATGGCAAGATTTGGACAGCTAGCTGGAAAG GTATCAGAACAAGGTTTGATAGAAATTCTTGAAAAAGTGAgtcagcaaacagaaaagaaaacaacagtgAAG TTCAACAGAAGGAAAGTCTTGGATTCTGATGAAGAGGATGATTATTAA
- the ANKRD27 gene encoding ankyrin repeat domain-containing protein 27 isoform X2: MAMYDEDILKNPFYLAIQKRRPDLCSKVAELHGIVLVPCKGSLSSNSLSTCQFESYVLKPLEENFQTLNGKEIFIQGNLIILGAGFNYTLSVPVLFEETFYNEKEESFSILCIAHPLEKTESSSESTASSNSYSLKNIEDVREFLGKHCERFDKYIASFYRTFKEHERKSLRHYIDSVNALYTKCLQHLLRDSHLKMLAKQEEQMNLIKQAVEMYIHHAIYDLIFKYVGTIEANEDADFNKITRSLQDLQQKDIGVKPEFSFNIPRAKRELGQLNKCTSPQQKLLCLRKVVQIIMQSPSQRVNMETMCADDLLSVLLYLLVKTEIPNWMANLSYIKNFRLCSSVKDELGYCLTSIEAAIEYIRQGNLSDRPTESESLCDKLLLRQRMNLLSQMSATPIDCLFKHIASGDQEEVERLLSQGDSDKDTVQKMCHPLCYCDKCEKLVSGKLNDPSIITPFSRDDRGYTPLHIAAICGQTSLVDLLVAKGAIVNATDYHGSSPLHLACQKGYQNVTLLLLHYKASTDVQDNNGNTPLHLACTYGHEDCVKALVYYDVHSCRLDIGNEKGDTPLHIAARWGYQGIIEVLLQNGANPEIQNRMKETSLQCALNSKILSLMEANYLTFERGQSASESPLRSPQHSTETFSRGSSVSSLSSASTDIRQEEAKNSYKEVEKLLRAVADGDLEMVRYLLEWVEEDLEDEDDTASTSKPEFCHPLCQCSKCGPAQKKFSKICANGLGVNVSNQDGFTPLHMAALHGHSELASLLLRHGASASAKNTQLAAPLHLACQRGHSQVVKCLMDYNAKQNKKDIYGNTPLIYACLNGHYETTALLLQHGASANLSNSKGSTALHEAVAGRSEALVALLLQHGALRHLRDERGCTAADCAEPNSNIMKLLEAAPSCPHTSAEGEESEQHITGKIRKKVHPKPCEKADDPISRQLQLVQSINRFNKEKHLRRTITRDKSVPNFDYHLLHQMAIKSFDKSKLKSVGMLEQSTGQVTDSGCSGEFVEDEDPAAPPRSKLLQRRHTVNVPLPAEGSDSGVNVPLLAEGSDSRVNVPLPAEGSDSGVRVPLPAEGSDSGVRVPLPAEGSDSGVRVPLPAEGSHSGVRVPLPAEGSHSGVNVPLPAEGSDSGVNVPLPAEGSHSGVNVPLPAEGSHSGSCDSGSCSPAAPGVPESPDWRGSGAHH, from the exons ATGGCTATGTATGATGAAGATATcttgaaaaatcccttttattTGGCCATTCAGAAGCGACGTCCTGATCTATGCAGCAAAGTTGCAGAACTCCATGGTATT GTGCTAGTTCCATGCAAAGGAAGCCTTTCAAGCAACAGTCTTTCTACCTGCCAGTTTGAGTCTTATGTTCTGAAGCCTCTGGAAGAAAATTTTCAAACCTTAAATGGAAAG GAGATCTTCATACAAGGCAACCTCATCATTCTAGGAGCTGGTTTTAATTACACTCTCTCAGTACCTGTCCTCTTTGAGGAAACCTTTTacaatgaaaaagaagaaagctttAGTATATTGTGCATAGCTCATCCattggaaaaaacagaaagcTCAA GTGAATCTACAGCTTCATCAAACTCCTATTCTCTTAAAAACATTGAAGATGTTAGAGAGTTCTTGGGAAAGCACTGTGAGAGATTTGATAAATACATAGCATCTTTCTATAGGACATTTAAAGAACACGAAAGGAAAAGCCTCCGCCACTACATA GATTCTGTCAATGCACTTTATACCAAATGTCTGCAGCATCTTTTGAGAGATTCGCACTTG AAGATGCTTGCAAAGCAAGAAGAGCAGATGAATCTGATCAAACAAGCTGTTGAA atgTATATCCATCATGCTATTTATGACCTAATCTTCAAATATGTGGGGACGATTGAGGCAAATGAG GATGctgattttaataaaatcacAAGGAGCCTTCAAGACCTGCAGCAAAAAGACATTGGAGTGAAGCCTGAGTTCAG ttttaatataCCACGTGCGAAGCGAGAGCTGGGTCAGTTGAACAAATGCACTTCCCCTCAACAGAAGCTGCTTTGTCTGCGTAAAGTTGTACAAATTATTATGCAGTCTCCAAGCCAAAGAG ttaacATGGAAACCATGTGTGCAGATGATcttctctctgttttgctgtatttgcttgtaaaaacagaaattccAAACTG gatGGCCAACCTGAGTTACATAAAGAACTTCAGGCTGTGCAGCTCAGTGAAGGATGAGCTGGGGTACTGCCTGACCTCCATTGAGGCTGCCATCGAGTACATCCGCCAGGGCAACCTCTCGGACAGACCCACG gaatCTGAGAGTCTGTGTGACAAGCTGCTCTTAAGACAAAGGATGAACTTGTTGTCCCAGATGTCTGCTACACCAATAGACTGCTTGTTTAAG CATATTGCTTCAGGTGATCAGGAGGAAGTGGAGCGGCTGCTAAGTCAAGGTGACAGTGATAAGGACACTGTACAGAAAATGTGTCACCCGCTGTGTTACTGTGACAAATGCGAGAAGCTGGTTTCTGG GAAACTGAATGACCCTTCCATTATCACTCCCTTTTCCCGAGATGACCGGGGGTACACTCCACTTCATATAGCTGCTATTTGTG GTCAGACTTCCTTAGTGGATTTACTGGTGGCCAAAGGAGCCATTGTCAATGCCACAGATTACCACGGTTCAAGTCCCCTTCACCTCGCCTGTCAGAAGGGATATCAGAATGTTACA ctGCTCTTATTGCACTACAAGGCAAGTACTGATGTTCAGGACAATAATGGAAATACTCCACTTCATTTAGCCTGCACTTACGGTCATGAGGAT tgTGTCAAGGCTTTAGTGTACTATGATGTGCACTCCTGCAGACTGGATATTGGCAATGAGAAGGGAGACACTCCTCTGCACATTGCTGCTCGCTGGGGCTATCAGGGCATCATTGAAGTGCTCTTGCAAAATGGGGCAAATCCAGAAATTCAGAACAGGATGAAAGAGACTTCCCTGCAGTGTGCGTTGAATTCCAAG ATTTTGTCATTGATGGAAGCAAACTACCTAACATTTGAAAGAGGACAGAGTGCTTCTGAG TCACCACTTAGGTCTCCTCAGCACTCAACAGAAACTTTCAGCAGAGGATCATCTGTCTCAAGCCTGTCATCAGCATCAACTGATATTAGGCAAGAAGAAGCAAAAAACAGTTATAAAGAG GTGGAAAAACTCCTGAGAGCAGTTGCTGATGGAGATCTGGAAATG GTCCGTTATCTCTTGGAATGGGTGGAAGAAGACTTGGAAGATGAGGATGACACAGCCAGTACATCAAAACCAGAATTCTGCCATCCATTATGCCAGTGCTCAAAATGTGGGCCAGCACAAAAG AAGTTTTCCAAGATCTGTGCCAACGGGCTGGGGGTGAATGTTTCCAACCAGGATGGTTTCACCCCCCTGCACATGGCTGCTCTGCACGGGCACAGCGAGCTGGCATCGCTGCTGCTGCGCCACGGCGCCAGTGCCAGCGCCAAGAAcacacagctggcagctccccTGCACCTGGCCTGCCAGAGGGGACACTCTCAG GTGGTAAAGTGTCTGATGGATTACAAtgctaaacaaaataaaaaggatatATATGGAAATACTCCCTTAATTTATGCATGCTTGAATGGTCACTATGAGACTACTGCCCTGTTGCTGCAG CACGGAGCCTCGGCGAACCTCTCCAACAGcaagggcagcacagctctgcacgAGGCCGTGGCGGGCAGGAGCGAGGCgctggtggcgctgctgctgcagcacggGGCCCTGCGGCACCTGCGCGACGAGCGCGGCTGCACCGCGGCAGACTGCGCCGAGCCC AATTCAAACATCATGAAGTTGCTAGAAGCAGCACCAAGCTGTCCCCACACAtcagcagagggagaggagagtgAGCAGCACATTACTGGCAAGATAAGGAAAAAAG TGCATCCTAAGCCCTGTGAGAAAGCCGATGATCCCATAAGCAGACAACTTCAACTGGTCCAATCAATTAACAGATTTAACAA agAAAAACACTTACGGAGAACAATAACAAGAGATAAAAGTGTCCCTAATTTTGACTATCACTTACTGCACCAG ATGGCAATTAAAAGCTTTgataaaagcaaattaaaatctgttggaatgctggagcagagcacaggtCAGGTGACTGACTCGGGGTGCAGCGGTGAGTTTGTGGAAGATGAGGACCCGGCAGCTCCTCCCCGGAGTAAATTACTGCAGCGCAGACACACGGTCAATGTGCCACTGCCGGCAGAGGGCAGCGACAGCGGGGTCAATGTGCCACTGCTGGCAGAGGGCAGCGACAGCAGGGTCAATGTGCCACTGCCGGCAGAGGGCAGCGACAGCGGGGTCCGTGTGCCACTGCCGGCAGAGGGCAGCGACAGCGGGGTCCGTGTGCCACTGCCGGCAGAGGGCAGCGACAGCGGGGTCCGTGTGCCACTGCCGGCAGAGGGCAGCCACAGCGGGGTCCGTGTGCCACTGCCGGCAGAGGGCAGCCACAGCGGGGTCAATGTGCCACTGCCGGCAGAGGGCAGCGACAGCGGGGTCAATGTGCCACTGCCGGCAGAGGGCAGCCACAGCGGGGTCAATGTGCCACTGCCGGCAGAGGGCAGCCACAGCGGCTCCTGCGACAGCGGCTCCTGCAgcccggcagccccgggggTGCCAGAGTCCCCGGACTGGCGGGGCTCGGGTGCACATCACTGA